The genomic region ATCGAGCCAGTTACGGGCGAAGAATTTGCGCAGTGTCATAGTTCGAGTTCCCTACGATTAAAGAAGCGCATCAAGGGATAGACGATGATCGTCACAAGGATGAACAATATCACGTTACCCGCGGTCGACAGACCGTAAAACCCGGCCTGGTACTGCTTGTAGATCACGGAGGTGAGGACATCCGACGCGAACCCCGGGCCGCCGCGCGTCATCGTCCAGATCAGGTCGAATGTCCGTAGGCCGCCGATGAACGACAGGATAATCACGGTAAACGACGCATTGCGGGCGAGCGGCAGGATGACGTGTCGGAACTTGACCCACGTACCGCCTTCAATCATCGCCGCGTCGAAGTAATCGAGCGGGATAGACAGGATCCCCGCGATGAAGATCACCATCGCGATACCGATCCCCTTCCACACGTCGACGAAGGCCACCGAAAAAAGGGCTAATCCCGGATTCCCCAGCCAGTCTGGCTTCCCCAGCCCTAACGCCCCCAAAACGGTATTGATCAACCCAACCGACGGTTGCATTAAGGCGCCAAAGGTGATTCCAACGGCGACCGTGCTGACGAGTACCGGGAAGAAGATGATTCCTCTGAACAGGGCTTTCATCCGGATACTTGAAGTGAGCAGCACCGCGAGCGGTAGAGCGATAATCACTTTAAGCCCGCTGGTCAAAACGGCATAAATGAAGGTGTTGCGCAGGCCGGCGGTCA from Candidatus Flexicrinis proximus harbors:
- a CDS encoding sugar ABC transporter permease, yielding MYPRWFYIPAAIVFSVFFLAPTVLSFYFSLTRWTLFDATFIGFDNYERFFADPQLTAGLRNTFIYAVLTSGLKVIIALPLAVLLTSSIRMKALFRGIIFFPVLVSTVAVGITFGALMQPSVGLINTVLGALGLGKPDWLGNPGLALFSVAFVDVWKGIGIAMVIFIAGILSIPLDYFDAAMIEGGTWVKFRHVILPLARNASFTVIILSFIGGLRTFDLIWTMTRGGPGFASDVLTSVIYKQYQAGFYGLSTAGNVILFILVTIIVYPLMRFFNRRELEL